TATTGGTTCCTTttagccgtgtgtgtgtgtgactttggcAGGTCAGCGTGAGTTAGAGTTTCTTGGGCATTCATGCATCCTGTAGGCACACATGTAGAAGATACCTGCAATGAAGTAATGACATCATTAAGAAAAATAGCGCAACAGCAGAACACGACCAGTAAAATTTCAGAAGTGCGATTTCCTCTTGTCTGCAGTTGTTGACGTGGAACGATGACAATACCTGAGAAGAATGTGAGCACCACTGCCACCCAGCCCATTATATAGGACCAGGAGAACCGCCAGCTGCCATAGCGTTTACCATAGTAGTTCACCGTCACTCCAGTGTAGACTGCCATGGCCAGCAACACAAAGAAGCCTGCAACAATTCAATCAAATCAATGAAGTTTGATCAGATGTTGGAGAGCCATATAGAGGCCACAATTTAATATTGATTGTAAGTGATTATTTTCTAAGCAGGGGAAACATCAGGGGAGTGATTTACAGGATATGAAGAAGAGGATGCCGGCTGCAAATGTCTTGTCAAACCCGTCAAAGGAGGAGTAGTGGATGAAGGCCATGACTCCGATCACGATGCCAATGAAACAAGCCAGTAGGGAGAGAATCATGAAAGCCCGGGTGGCGTCCCAGTAcgctgcagggagaggagacaAGTAGAGCGTGAC
The Paralichthys olivaceus isolate ysfri-2021 chromosome 11, ASM2471397v2, whole genome shotgun sequence genome window above contains:
- the LOC109630162 gene encoding lens fiber membrane intrinsic protein-like, whose product is MYSFMGGGLFCAGVGNILLIVSTATDYWMQYRHSSNYMHQGLWRYCVPGKCMTHTDSIAYWDATRAFMILSLLACFIGIVIGVMAFIHYSSFDGFDKTFAAGILFFISCFFVLLAMAVYTGVTVNYYGKRYGSWRFSWSYIMGWVAVVLTFFSGIFYMCAYRMHECPRNSNSR